The proteins below are encoded in one region of Sphingomonas sp.:
- a CDS encoding citryl-CoA lyase: MRIGKQDAPFTAVSTSDATSITVRGRDLVSDLIGGIDFTSYFWLLVTGVAPNAAQKRIADAVLVAIAEHGLVPSVVAARMTYAAAPEAFQGAVAAGLLGCGSVVLGSAEVCGRFLAACIADSDGAPAEAALRGVRALRAEKKAIPGMGHPQHSDGDPRANRLLALAAEAGVSGKHVEMLLAVRDALPEAIGRPLPINVNGAIPAVMLDAGFPLAALKGVPLLARTAALIGHLQEESERPIGFILSGAAAKAIEYDGAPANA; encoded by the coding sequence TTGAGGATTGGCAAGCAGGATGCGCCTTTCACGGCCGTCTCCACCTCGGATGCCACCAGCATCACCGTGCGCGGCCGAGACCTCGTCAGCGATCTGATCGGCGGCATCGATTTCACCAGCTATTTCTGGCTGCTCGTCACCGGAGTCGCGCCCAATGCCGCGCAGAAGCGGATCGCCGACGCGGTATTGGTGGCGATCGCCGAACATGGCTTGGTGCCGAGCGTCGTCGCGGCGCGGATGACCTATGCTGCCGCACCCGAGGCGTTTCAGGGTGCGGTCGCCGCGGGGCTGCTCGGCTGCGGATCGGTCGTGCTCGGCAGCGCCGAGGTGTGCGGTCGCTTCCTCGCGGCGTGCATCGCCGATAGTGACGGTGCGCCTGCCGAAGCGGCGCTGCGCGGCGTGCGCGCGCTGCGGGCCGAGAAGAAGGCGATCCCGGGCATGGGCCATCCGCAGCATAGCGACGGCGATCCGCGCGCCAACCGCCTGCTGGCGCTGGCGGCGGAAGCGGGCGTCTCGGGCAAGCATGTCGAAATGCTGCTGGCGGTGCGCGACGCGCTGCCCGAAGCGATCGGACGGCCGCTGCCGATCAACGTCAATGGCGCGATTCCGGCGGTGATGCTCGATGCCGGCTTCCCGCTGGCGGCGCTGAAGGGTGTGCCGTTGCTGGCGCGGACCGCGGCGCTGATCGGCCATTTGCAGGAGGAATCGGAGCGGCCGATCGGCTTCATCCTCTCGGGCGCGGCAGCCAAGGCAATTGAATATGACGGCGCGCCAGCTAACGCTTGA
- a CDS encoding CoA transferase, with protein MPQPLKGVTVLEMGTFITGPAAGMLLADLGADVIKIEQPGTGDPFRAFKGGFYSPHFQTYNRNKRSITLNTKQPEDLAALDALVAEADVFIQNFRPGAAERLGVDAARLRAINPRLIYASISGFGASGPARNRPAFDTVAQAASGFLRLLVNPKHPRVVGPAIADAMTGFYAAYGVLGALYERERTGQGRLVETSMLESMAHFNLDDFTHLLSADQVMGPFSRPHVSQSYVFACSDGGWIALHMSSPAKFWENLATAVGLPDMLARPEFATREARIANYDTVVATLAPIFATRPRQAWAEQLTALEVPNSPVLSSQEVLDSDQARHLGLLVEAEGPHGRFRTIRSPLSFDGVRDSAVIAPPVIGQHNREILGRDAVLDATE; from the coding sequence ATGCCGCAACCGCTCAAAGGCGTGACCGTGCTCGAAATGGGCACCTTCATCACCGGTCCCGCAGCAGGCATGCTGCTTGCCGATCTCGGCGCCGACGTCATCAAGATCGAGCAGCCCGGCACCGGCGACCCATTCCGTGCCTTCAAGGGCGGCTTCTACAGCCCGCATTTCCAGACCTATAATCGCAACAAGCGCTCGATCACGCTCAACACCAAGCAGCCCGAGGATCTCGCCGCGCTCGACGCGCTGGTCGCCGAGGCGGACGTCTTCATCCAGAATTTCCGTCCCGGCGCCGCCGAGCGCCTCGGTGTCGATGCGGCGCGGCTGCGAGCGATCAATCCGCGGTTGATCTATGCGTCGATCTCCGGCTTCGGCGCCAGCGGCCCGGCGCGCAACCGACCGGCCTTCGATACCGTCGCTCAGGCCGCCAGCGGCTTCCTGCGCCTGCTGGTCAACCCGAAGCATCCTCGCGTCGTCGGCCCGGCGATCGCCGATGCCATGACCGGCTTCTACGCCGCCTATGGCGTGCTCGGCGCCTTGTACGAGCGCGAGCGCACCGGCCAGGGCCGGCTGGTCGAAACCTCGATGCTCGAATCGATGGCGCACTTCAATCTCGACGATTTCACTCATCTCCTCTCCGCCGATCAGGTGATGGGACCGTTCAGCCGCCCGCACGTCTCGCAATCCTATGTCTTCGCCTGCAGCGATGGCGGCTGGATCGCGCTGCACATGTCGTCGCCGGCTAAATTCTGGGAGAATCTCGCCACCGCGGTCGGCCTGCCTGACATGCTTGCGCGCCCTGAATTCGCCACCCGCGAAGCGCGCATCGCCAATTACGATACGGTCGTCGCCACCCTCGCTCCGATCTTCGCCACCCGCCCGCGCCAAGCCTGGGCCGAGCAGCTCACCGCGCTCGAAGTGCCCAATTCGCCTGTCCTGTCGTCGCAGGAAGTGCTCGACAGCGATCAGGCCCGGCATCTCGGGCTCCTGGTCGAGGCGGAGGGACCACATGGCCGCTTCCGCACCATTCGCTCGCCGCTAAGCTTCGATGGCGTTCGCGACAGCG
- a CDS encoding mandelate racemase/muconate lactonizing enzyme family protein → MRITRATSLHADGGWRAFSFLKLETDAGLTGWAEYTQGLWSPALPAVIEALAARVIGRDPRSFAAIAGDLHAQVRFAPGGLNAQAIAAIENACVDIAAKAAGVPVARLFGGPYRETLPLYWSHCGSFRARDGEYFERVLGTPRLETLDDMKRLGEEAVARGFRAAKTNPIAFGPQGAVLLNPGFAPGTDPARTVDAATLSAVAAQLEAFRGGTGPDFAILLDANFGCTPEGFVRMAEQVAPFDLRWFEADVHGPAALADLRGRIAMPLASLETIYGRAGYQPHLAARAVDVAIVDVPWNGIAEALRIAALAETHQVNVAPHNFYGPLADLMTAHFCAAAPNCEIMEIEADDVPWKADLLTAAPVIADGRFHLPEAPGWGADVNEDAVAEHPWTRV, encoded by the coding sequence ATGCGCATCACCCGCGCCACCAGCCTCCACGCAGACGGCGGCTGGCGCGCGTTCAGTTTCCTCAAGCTAGAGACCGATGCCGGGCTGACCGGCTGGGCTGAATATACGCAAGGCTTATGGTCGCCGGCGCTGCCGGCGGTGATCGAGGCGCTGGCGGCGCGGGTCATCGGCCGCGATCCGCGCAGCTTTGCGGCGATTGCCGGCGATCTGCATGCCCAGGTGCGGTTCGCGCCGGGCGGATTGAACGCGCAGGCGATCGCGGCGATAGAGAATGCCTGTGTCGATATCGCCGCCAAGGCCGCGGGCGTGCCGGTGGCGCGGTTGTTCGGCGGGCCGTATCGCGAGACACTGCCGCTCTATTGGTCGCATTGCGGCAGTTTCCGTGCCCGCGACGGCGAGTATTTCGAGCGCGTGCTCGGCACACCGCGGCTTGAGACGCTCGACGATATGAAGCGGCTCGGCGAGGAAGCGGTGGCGCGCGGCTTCCGTGCCGCCAAGACCAATCCGATCGCGTTCGGCCCGCAGGGTGCAGTGTTGCTCAACCCCGGCTTCGCGCCCGGTACCGATCCGGCGCGGACCGTCGACGCGGCGACGCTGTCGGCGGTGGCGGCGCAGCTTGAGGCGTTTCGCGGCGGCACCGGTCCCGACTTCGCGATCCTGCTCGATGCTAATTTCGGCTGCACGCCCGAGGGGTTCGTGCGCATGGCCGAGCAGGTCGCGCCGTTCGATCTGCGCTGGTTTGAGGCCGATGTGCACGGGCCCGCGGCGCTTGCCGATCTGCGCGGGCGGATCGCGATGCCGCTCGCCTCGCTCGAGACGATCTATGGGCGCGCCGGCTACCAGCCCCATCTGGCGGCACGGGCGGTGGATGTCGCGATCGTCGACGTGCCGTGGAACGGGATCGCCGAGGCGCTGCGCATCGCCGCGTTGGCTGAGACGCACCAGGTCAATGTCGCGCCGCATAATTTCTACGGGCCGCTCGCCGACCTGATGACCGCCCATTTCTGCGCCGCAGCGCCCAATTGCGAGATCATGGAAATCGAAGCCGACGACGTGCCCTGGAAAGCCGATCTGCTCACTGCCGCGCCGGTGATCGCCGATGGCCGCTTCCATCTGCCCGAAGCGCCCGGCTGGGGCGCCGACGTCAATGAGGATGCGGTCGCCGAACATCCCTGGACGCGCGTTTGA
- a CDS encoding D-2-hydroxyacid dehydrogenase translates to MSDSSRLLLWTAPGEQALARSLEALGIPLDIVHDADAATARLGEADGLVLSAAHLSSRLVDHIATDAKRLRWLHLTNAGYDNVLGSQLRNGLRITYTPGAGADTVAEHGVALMLALARRIPQSLDNQRVANWDYGVGASTASLQGRTALLLGFGHIGQALAKLLHAFGMRIVAANRSGIAHPLADLTVRFEEVETLLPASDFVVVAAPLTSQTANFLDAGRLSLFPRRAFLVNLSRGAIVDCVALAGRLAEGAIAGAALDVTDPEPLPAGHPLWAAPNLLITPHTAATGAAPSDCARLIAITTENARRFARGEPLLHVIDCSLRQAA, encoded by the coding sequence GTGTCCGATTCTTCCAGGCTCCTGTTGTGGACTGCGCCGGGCGAGCAGGCGTTGGCGCGCTCACTGGAAGCGCTCGGCATCCCGCTCGATATCGTCCATGACGCCGATGCCGCCACGGCGCGGTTAGGCGAGGCGGATGGGCTGGTGCTTTCCGCGGCGCATCTTTCCAGCCGGTTGGTCGATCACATCGCTACCGATGCCAAGCGGCTGCGCTGGTTGCATCTTACCAATGCCGGTTATGACAATGTCCTTGGGTCGCAACTTCGGAATGGGCTTCGCATAACCTACACCCCCGGCGCCGGCGCCGACACGGTCGCCGAGCACGGCGTCGCGCTGATGCTGGCGCTGGCGCGGCGCATCCCGCAATCGCTCGACAATCAGCGCGTCGCGAACTGGGATTATGGCGTTGGCGCGAGCACCGCCTCGCTGCAGGGGCGCACCGCGCTGCTGCTCGGCTTCGGCCATATCGGGCAGGCACTGGCCAAGCTGCTGCATGCGTTTGGGATGCGGATCGTCGCCGCGAATCGCAGCGGTATCGCGCATCCGCTCGCCGATCTGACGGTGCGGTTCGAGGAGGTGGAGACGTTGCTGCCGGCCAGCGATTTCGTGGTGGTGGCGGCGCCGCTGACGTCGCAGACCGCCAATTTCCTCGATGCCGGGAGGCTGTCGCTGTTCCCGCGTCGGGCCTTTCTGGTCAATCTGTCGCGCGGCGCGATCGTCGATTGCGTGGCGCTGGCCGGACGGCTGGCCGAGGGCGCAATCGCCGGTGCGGCGCTCGACGTCACCGATCCCGAGCCGCTGCCGGCCGGGCACCCGCTCTGGGCGGCGCCGAACCTGCTGATTACGCCGCACACCGCCGCGACCGGCGCGGCGCCCAGCGATTGCGCGCGGCTGATCGCGATTACCACCGAAAATGCGCGACGTTTCGCGCGCGGTGAGCCATTGCTGCACGTCATCGACTGCAGCCTGCGCCAGGCTGCCTGA
- a CDS encoding 12-oxophytodienoate reductase: MSLEPLFQPITFGNLTLPNRWVMAPMSRYACPDRVPTPELSAYHRRRAEGGVGLMMTGGCAIDRIEANNSPVLADFRAVSQPAWEDLVTETHLAGGHISLQMFHAGGRFNREPWWRPAPLVSPSGLGGPDFVVGEPLSDEAIADIIAGFGEAAADAKRIGFDAVEIHGAHGFLIDQFFWDQTNKRGDRWGGVHLGDRLEFALEIYRAARAAVGPDMPVSLRISQWKEQDYLARLAETPDALAAWVGPFVDAGVDYISCSQRRFWQPEFEGSDMNLAGWVKKVTGARTMAVGSIGLDRDVTASFAGDSAVPAPLTGLVEMFERGDFDLVGLGRVLLADPHWIEKVREGRFSELIPFDANAANVVW; encoded by the coding sequence ATGTCGCTTGAACCGCTGTTTCAGCCGATCACCTTCGGCAATCTCACGCTCCCCAACCGCTGGGTGATGGCGCCGATGTCGCGCTATGCTTGCCCTGATCGCGTGCCGACGCCCGAGCTTTCCGCCTATCATCGCCGCCGTGCCGAGGGCGGGGTCGGGCTGATGATGACCGGCGGCTGCGCTATCGACCGGATCGAGGCCAATAATTCGCCGGTGCTCGCCGATTTTCGCGCCGTGTCGCAGCCGGCGTGGGAAGATCTGGTCACCGAGACGCATTTGGCCGGTGGGCATATCTCGCTGCAGATGTTTCATGCCGGCGGCCGCTTCAACCGCGAGCCGTGGTGGCGGCCGGCGCCGTTGGTGAGCCCGTCGGGGCTGGGCGGGCCTGATTTCGTCGTCGGCGAGCCGCTGAGCGACGAGGCGATTGCTGACATCATCGCCGGGTTCGGTGAAGCGGCGGCGGACGCCAAGCGGATCGGCTTCGACGCGGTCGAGATTCATGGTGCGCATGGTTTCCTGATCGACCAGTTCTTCTGGGACCAGACCAACAAGCGCGGCGACCGCTGGGGCGGGGTGCATCTCGGGGATCGGCTCGAATTCGCGCTGGAGATCTACCGCGCCGCGCGCGCCGCGGTCGGGCCGGACATGCCGGTATCGTTGCGGATTTCGCAGTGGAAGGAACAGGATTATCTCGCCCGGCTCGCCGAAACCCCCGACGCGCTGGCGGCATGGGTCGGGCCGTTTGTCGATGCCGGGGTCGATTATATCAGTTGCTCGCAGCGCCGCTTCTGGCAGCCGGAATTCGAAGGTTCGGACATGAATTTGGCTGGCTGGGTCAAGAAGGTAACCGGCGCGCGGACGATGGCGGTCGGATCGATCGGGCTGGACCGCGACGTCACCGCCTCCTTTGCCGGCGACAGCGCCGTGCCGGCGCCGCTGACCGGGCTGGTCGAGATGTTCGAGCGCGGCGATTTCGATCTGGTCGGGCTCGGCCGTGTTCTGCTCGCCGATCCGCACTGGATCGAAAAGGTGCGCGAGGGCCGCTTCTCCGAGTTGATCCCGTTCGACGCCAACGCCGCCAATGTGGTCTGGTAG
- the purU gene encoding formyltetrahydrofolate deformylase: protein MTARQLTLDRAAIGAATPDVPHWVLTLQCRDQVGIVAAITRVIARIDGFILDSQQYADLDSGQFFMRLVFAPAGLRFPDADDLHFTIERAAELFAMRWQLSRSDARPRVLIAVSNASHCLNDLLHRARAGHLPIEVAGVVSNHAKLAEIADWYQVPYHHLPVEESNRDAQEAALLALFEDSRADLLVLARYMQILSPHLAEALAGRCINIHHSFLPGFKGQRPYHAAHARGVKLIGATAHFVTRDLDEGPIIEQAVERVDHRATPGDLVRIGRDIEAQVLARALGWVAEQRVFLNGLRTIVFR, encoded by the coding sequence ATGACGGCGCGCCAGCTAACGCTTGATCGCGCCGCGATCGGCGCGGCCACGCCCGATGTGCCGCATTGGGTGCTGACCCTGCAGTGCCGCGATCAGGTCGGCATCGTCGCCGCGATCACCCGCGTCATCGCCCGAATCGACGGCTTCATCCTCGACAGCCAGCAATATGCCGATCTCGACAGCGGTCAGTTCTTCATGCGGCTGGTGTTCGCGCCGGCTGGGCTGCGCTTCCCTGATGCCGACGATCTCCATTTCACCATCGAGCGGGCCGCCGAGCTGTTCGCGATGCGCTGGCAGCTGAGCCGCAGCGATGCCCGCCCGCGGGTGCTGATCGCGGTGTCGAACGCTTCGCATTGCCTCAACGATCTGTTGCACCGGGCACGGGCAGGGCATCTGCCAATCGAAGTCGCCGGCGTGGTTTCGAACCATGCGAAGCTCGCCGAGATCGCCGACTGGTATCAGGTGCCGTACCACCATCTTCCGGTCGAGGAGAGCAATCGCGACGCCCAGGAAGCGGCGCTACTGGCGCTGTTCGAAGATAGCCGCGCCGATCTGCTGGTACTCGCCCGCTATATGCAGATATTGTCGCCGCACCTCGCCGAAGCGCTGGCCGGGCGCTGCATTAATATCCATCACAGCTTCCTGCCCGGCTTCAAGGGCCAGCGACCCTATCACGCGGCGCACGCTCGCGGAGTCAAGCTGATCGGCGCCACTGCCCATTTCGTGACTCGCGACCTCGATGAGGGGCCGATCATCGAGCAGGCGGTCGAACGTGTCGATCATCGCGCCACGCCCGGCGATCTGGTGCGGATCGGCCGCGATATCGAAGCACAGGTGCTGGCCCGAGCGCTCGGCTGGGTCGCCGAACAGCGGGTATTCCTGAATGGTTTGAGGACCATCGTGTTTCGATAG
- a CDS encoding TonB-dependent receptor — translation MLDKVRHKALGLPLHCAASMLALGVGMLATPALAQDAPAEAAAPADDQKYDDDIVVTAQFKQQRVQDTPLAITAISGDMMESRGVRDVAEVAKSVPNVFVERQVAGTGAGASAYIRGIGQSDPHFAVEPGVGIYVDDVYYGVISGSLFETMDLDRTEILRGPQGTLAGKNSIGGAIKLYSTKPTDETNGYAEVGYGRFNRINARVASNFKILDNLFVRLSASNRRATGYLTRLDYGCATGITTTAPNQRTDQTCKIGTEGGQQVFTARAAVRWLIAPGIENNFIIDTIQDDSENPAGKLTVQSPIWAGTNNYMTPKGSYTNYATYTGDPGEPTQFSYDPHTTMHGWGLSNNLDVDLGGGLSLKSITGYRVSNTYFPVDLDVSPASVLDQIWRLNHKQFTQELRLSGSFADNFVEWTVGGFYYDAKGVSKTRLNLRGGLALGGGGVNLKALTDDPINTSSKSAFAQVIVHPIPEISLTGAVRYTKDKKTYLFHRYATNGTLHPTLGILNNVQGTFEGDRVDYRFSADYKIGNNALIYAQYATGFKGGGINPRPYFASQVVPFDPETLDSIEAGFKTDLFDRVLRLNGAVFHNEFKNVQGKINSCPAITPGGAAGPCAAATNIGDARINGAELEAQINTGGLLINASVGYLDFKYKKVLPFTGVTLGMTNVYTPEWTASGGIQYSFDAGDAGEITPRFDISYLSETYSDAVNTPLTRIEPRALANAQIMWDTKKDWTVTLGVTNVFGVFKYINYYQTGTPVYNAQIGQPTRPREWLLTVKRKF, via the coding sequence ATGCTCGACAAGGTTCGCCATAAGGCTTTGGGACTGCCGCTGCACTGCGCGGCATCGATGCTCGCATTGGGCGTCGGCATGCTGGCGACGCCGGCGCTGGCACAGGACGCGCCGGCTGAGGCCGCAGCGCCCGCCGACGATCAGAAATATGACGACGACATCGTCGTCACCGCGCAGTTCAAGCAGCAGCGCGTCCAGGACACGCCGCTGGCGATCACCGCAATTTCGGGCGACATGATGGAGAGCCGCGGTGTCCGCGACGTCGCCGAAGTCGCCAAGTCGGTTCCCAACGTGTTCGTCGAGCGCCAGGTCGCCGGCACCGGCGCCGGCGCTAGCGCCTATATCCGCGGCATCGGCCAGTCCGATCCGCACTTCGCCGTCGAGCCGGGCGTCGGCATCTATGTCGACGACGTCTATTATGGCGTGATCTCGGGCAGCCTGTTCGAGACGATGGATCTTGACCGCACCGAAATCCTGCGCGGACCGCAGGGTACGCTGGCCGGCAAGAATTCGATCGGCGGCGCCATCAAGCTCTATTCGACCAAGCCTACCGACGAGACCAATGGCTATGCCGAAGTCGGTTATGGCCGCTTCAACCGCATCAACGCGCGGGTCGCATCGAATTTCAAGATCCTCGACAATCTGTTCGTCCGCCTTTCGGCTTCGAACCGGCGCGCGACTGGCTATCTGACCCGCCTCGATTATGGCTGCGCCACGGGCATCACCACCACCGCGCCGAACCAGCGCACCGACCAGACCTGCAAGATCGGTACCGAGGGCGGACAGCAGGTGTTCACCGCCCGCGCCGCGGTCCGCTGGCTGATCGCGCCGGGGATCGAGAACAACTTCATCATCGACACGATCCAGGACGATTCGGAAAATCCGGCCGGCAAGCTCACCGTCCAGAGCCCGATCTGGGCCGGCACCAACAATTACATGACGCCCAAGGGCAGCTATACCAATTACGCCACCTATACCGGCGATCCGGGCGAGCCGACCCAGTTCAGCTACGATCCGCATACGACGATGCATGGCTGGGGCCTGTCGAACAATCTCGATGTCGATCTCGGCGGCGGCCTCAGCCTCAAGTCGATCACCGGCTATCGCGTCTCGAACACCTATTTCCCGGTCGATCTCGACGTGTCGCCGGCCAGCGTGCTCGATCAGATCTGGCGCCTGAACCACAAGCAGTTCACCCAGGAACTACGCCTTTCGGGCAGCTTCGCCGACAATTTCGTGGAGTGGACCGTCGGCGGCTTCTATTATGACGCCAAGGGCGTGTCGAAGACGCGCCTTAACCTGCGCGGCGGCCTTGCCCTCGGCGGCGGCGGCGTTAACCTCAAGGCGCTGACCGACGATCCGATCAACACCTCGTCCAAGTCGGCGTTCGCCCAGGTCATCGTCCATCCGATCCCGGAAATCTCGCTGACCGGTGCGGTGCGCTATACCAAGGACAAGAAGACCTATCTGTTCCATCGCTATGCCACCAACGGAACGCTGCACCCGACCCTGGGCATCCTCAACAACGTCCAGGGCACTTTCGAGGGCGACCGCGTCGATTACCGCTTCTCGGCGGATTACAAGATCGGCAACAACGCGTTGATCTACGCGCAATATGCCACCGGCTTCAAAGGCGGCGGCATCAACCCGCGGCCTTATTTCGCCAGCCAGGTCGTGCCGTTCGATCCCGAGACGCTCGACAGCATCGAAGCCGGTTTCAAGACCGATCTGTTCGACCGCGTCCTGCGCCTGAACGGTGCCGTGTTCCACAACGAGTTCAAGAACGTCCAGGGCAAGATCAATTCCTGCCCGGCGATCACTCCGGGTGGCGCGGCCGGTCCGTGCGCGGCGGCGACCAATATCGGCGACGCGCGGATCAACGGCGCCGAGCTCGAAGCGCAGATCAACACCGGCGGGCTGCTGATCAACGCTTCGGTCGGCTATCTCGACTTCAAGTACAAGAAGGTGCTGCCGTTCACCGGCGTGACGCTGGGCATGACCAATGTCTACACCCCGGAATGGACGGCATCGGGCGGCATCCAGTATAGCTTCGACGCCGGTGACGCGGGCGAGATCACCCCGCGCTTCGACATCAGCTATCTGAGCGAGACCTATTCGGACGCTGTCAACACGCCGCTGACCCGGATCGAGCCGCGCGCGCTCGCCAATGCCCAGATCATGTGGGACACCAAGAAGGATTGGACCGTCACCCTCGGCGTCACCAACGTCTTCGGCGTGTTCAAGTACATCAACTATTACCAGACGGGCACGCCGGTCTATAACGCCCAGATCGGCCAGCCGACGCGTCCGCGCGAATGGCTGCTGACGGTCAAGCGCAAGTTCTGA
- a CDS encoding helix-turn-helix domain-containing protein, with protein sequence MVDFTTATMHPDEGREAWLDQLAALCGRRAAMQFAPEPFSGSIQHREVGGISICRFSHNVRQIEQNKQPQNDDRSRYLMMIMQLKGRSMITQSANDIALAAGEIAIIDSFRPFVTRFDGSITQMIAYLPAAELAIGPASSGLARPYRMSGREGIGALARSTLLAIAKSADQLADDDADHARQMLTGVVRRLIDRNRRSVVSIEQALPDRRIRAFIEARLADPELCPIQIASGCGVSLRRLHRSFSDTEWSVCSWIRHRRLEQCRKDLLDPSQDRLTITQIAFRWGFNDAAHFSRSFRDAYGTAPRDLRQHAA encoded by the coding sequence ATGGTCGATTTCACTACGGCAACCATGCACCCCGATGAGGGTCGCGAGGCTTGGCTCGACCAGCTCGCTGCCCTGTGCGGGCGCCGCGCGGCGATGCAGTTCGCGCCGGAGCCGTTCAGTGGATCGATCCAGCACCGCGAAGTCGGCGGCATCTCGATCTGCCGCTTCTCGCACAATGTCCGCCAGATCGAGCAGAACAAGCAGCCGCAGAATGACGATCGGTCGCGCTATCTGATGATGATCATGCAGTTGAAGGGGCGCAGCATGATCACCCAATCGGCGAATGACATCGCGCTGGCGGCCGGCGAGATCGCAATCATCGACAGCTTCCGCCCGTTCGTCACCCGGTTCGATGGGTCGATCACCCAGATGATCGCCTATCTGCCCGCCGCCGAGCTGGCGATTGGGCCGGCGTCGAGCGGGCTGGCGCGGCCGTATCGGATGTCGGGGCGCGAAGGGATCGGGGCGCTGGCGCGCTCGACTCTGCTGGCCATCGCCAAATCGGCCGATCAGCTCGCCGACGACGATGCCGATCATGCCCGTCAGATGCTGACCGGGGTGGTGCGGCGGTTGATCGACCGCAACCGGCGCAGCGTCGTCTCGATCGAGCAGGCGCTGCCCGATCGTCGCATTCGCGCCTTTATCGAAGCGCGTCTCGCCGATCCCGAATTGTGCCCGATCCAGATCGCCAGCGGCTGCGGCGTCTCGCTGCGCCGCCTGCACCGTTCCTTCTCGGACACCGAATGGTCGGTTTGCAGCTGGATCCGCCACCGCCGGCTCGAGCAATGCCGCAAGGATCTGCTCGATCCCAGCCAGGATCGGCTGACGATCACCCAGATCGCCTTCCGCTGGGGCTTCAACGACGCCGCGCATTTCAGCCGCAGCTTCCGCGACGCCTATGGCACCGCGCCACGCGACTTGCGCCAGCACGCCGCTTAA
- a CDS encoding L-lactate dehydrogenase, protein MLTGPDHLEELAGKRLPRFLFDYIRGGSYGEETLRANRGALGELKLKQRVMRDVSHIDTSMSLFGQAASLPFGLGPVGLAGMCARRGEVQAARAAEAAGVPFCLSTVSVCDVGEVAAGTTKPFWFQLYMIRDRAFLADLLHRAAEHCSVLVFTVDMPVAALRYRDFRSGMSGAPGLKGQLRRAMHAMARPAWSLDVGLRGAPLSLGNLKPVLGSKAAMQDFAGWIMRNFDPSVTWDDLAFVREHWQGPLIIKGVLDPDDAEAAVGAGADGIVVSNHGGRQLDGALGSAEALPAIAARIDGRATVLADGGVRSGIDLMKMLALGADGVLLGRAWAYALAVGGQAGVAALLQGFDRDLRAAMAMTGCNRLADIGPHLLAHSSIESADG, encoded by the coding sequence ATGCTGACCGGACCCGATCATCTCGAGGAACTGGCGGGCAAGCGCCTGCCGCGCTTCCTGTTCGATTATATTCGCGGCGGATCCTATGGCGAGGAGACATTGCGCGCCAATCGCGGCGCGCTGGGCGAACTCAAGCTCAAGCAGCGGGTGATGCGCGATGTGTCGCACATCGACACGTCGATGTCGCTGTTCGGCCAGGCGGCGTCGCTGCCGTTCGGACTGGGACCGGTCGGGCTGGCGGGCATGTGCGCCCGGCGCGGCGAGGTCCAGGCAGCGCGTGCGGCGGAGGCGGCAGGGGTGCCGTTCTGCCTGTCGACCGTGTCGGTCTGCGATGTCGGCGAAGTCGCGGCGGGCACGACCAAGCCGTTCTGGTTTCAGCTCTATATGATCCGCGACCGCGCCTTTCTCGCCGATCTCCTCCACCGCGCCGCCGAGCATTGCAGCGTGCTGGTGTTCACCGTCGATATGCCGGTGGCGGCGCTGCGTTACCGCGATTTCCGCTCGGGCATGTCGGGCGCGCCGGGGCTCAAGGGCCAGTTGCGGCGGGCGATGCATGCGATGGCGCGGCCGGCGTGGAGCCTCGATGTCGGCCTGCGCGGCGCGCCGCTGTCGCTCGGCAACCTCAAGCCGGTGCTCGGTAGCAAGGCGGCGATGCAGGATTTCGCCGGCTGGATCATGCGCAACTTCGATCCGTCGGTGACCTGGGACGATCTCGCCTTTGTCCGCGAGCATTGGCAGGGGCCGCTGATCATCAAGGGCGTGCTCGATCCCGACGATGCCGAAGCCGCGGTCGGTGCCGGCGCGGACGGGATCGTGGTCTCGAACCATGGCGGCCGCCAGCTCGACGGTGCGCTCGGCTCGGCCGAAGCCTTGCCGGCAATCGCCGCGCGGATCGACGGGCGGGCTACTGTGCTCGCCGATGGCGGGGTCCGCTCGGGGATCGACCTCATGAAGATGCTCGCCTTAGGCGCCGATGGCGTGCTGCTCGGCCGCGCCTGGGCCTATGCGTTGGCGGTCGGCGGGCAGGCAGGGGTCGCGGCGCTGTTGCAGGGCTTCGATCGCGATTTGCGCGCGGCGATGGCGATGACCGGCTGCAACCGCCTCGCCGATATCGGACCGCACCTCCTTGCCCATTCCTCCATCGAAAGCGCTGACGGATGA